From the genome of Solanum pennellii chromosome 6, SPENNV200:
CtctcaataacaaataaaaatagatggtTCAATGGTAAGACTCTTGAATATTAAGTTGCACGCCCATGTTCAAATCCTTGCAACAACatttatttgttttcctttatagtttcagtttatttttgtttaaaaaaatcaattatgtttttcaagcattttttattttaaaaatgtgcCAAAAGTGTGGTTTTaaatccaaaaaaattcaaagggcctacgtttatatttttatttttcgaacctCCTGAACGAAAATCTTGAGTCCGCCACTGTATTAGTAGACACTTCTCACCTCCAACGTGTGCTTGCCTTCAAAATCATAATCATGAAGTGTTCCTAAATCATATTATTGTCCAAGTTTTCTTGAGTGTCTGTTACGATCTTAAGTTAATTGcttaaaatatgtttattataaTAAGTGATTAGCTGATGTACACAAtggatatttaaaaatatatatgcataaaagatttttgaaaatttgattttgagaGTATTTAATAGAAATTTTGTTATGTGCTCTAGTAATTCAAAAACTAACGATATTAGGCCTCGCTTTCACATTTTGAGTCAAATCTTTCAAAGTGGAAAATGCCTATTTTAGGCTTTGATAACATCAAACATGAGATAGAAGAACAAAtgtctttttctctttgttttgcctTACACCCTACCCCTAAATGTCTATATACAAATGAAATGACTAATATAAGAGAGAAATAGCCCTAAGTAACTTTACTATTCAGATTAACTTGCATACACAGACTTCATTAAACatctattatttaatttgtcatGAGTACAATTAATACTGTCATCGAGTAACTTTATCCattaaacaaaagaaagacTCAATTTTTCCATATCCTAAAAAGCCAATGCTTGATGTTTACCCAAGCTTGTTTACTAACTAGCTACTAGTATTATAAGGTTGATACAAAAAATGGTCTAGGCTTTGTATATCTTGCATATTCATTATCCCATGTCCATCACTATAATGATCAACAGATTCCATTGAGCTACTTTGTGGTGATGAGTTGGACTTGAGATTAATATAATTTGGATAATTAGCTGGAAAGGATGAACTTGTCATTTGTCCACTTGATGATGATGTCATATTAATATTGTTGTTAATCCATTGAGGATTATAACAATTGTTTGAATTCATTAAGCTTTGTGCTAACTGCCCTTTCACTTGCATCAATTGAGATTGTAAATAAGCTACCTGACAAATATATccaaaacaataaaaatcattttcacaAATCATAATTGGAGCATTTTGTGTTTATCCATGCAGGCATTTTTGTTTATGTGAATGAtggtaaaaagttaaaaataaaagcaaacCACATGAACTAGTTgtcatatatatacttttacgGTGTATTATTTTAGctggtaattaaatatttttacatattagAGTGTTTATTAACTTATTATAGCATGTAATAAATAAGTTGACTCATTTTCTAGATTACTAATTCCTAACTTTTTGTAAATACACTATTAAACATTAGTTGAAGTTAATTAAGCTACTTCCTAATTAGTTACTCTTTCCATTTTTTACGGTTGTTAATGTTACATCTTTTAGGTGCCATAA
Proteins encoded in this window:
- the LOC107022930 gene encoding LOB domain-containing protein 16, with the translated sequence MASSGSPCGACKFLRRKCAVDCIFAPYFNSEEGPSKFAAIHKVFGASNVSKLLHNVPIDDRCDAVVTISYEAQARIKDPVYGCVANIFALQQQVAYLQSQLMQVKGQLAQSLMNSNNCYNPQWINNNINMTSSSSGQMTSSSFPANYPNYINLKSNSSPQSSSMESVDHYSDGHGIMNMQDIQSLDHFLYQPYNTSS